A region from the Melioribacter roseus P3M-2 genome encodes:
- a CDS encoding response regulator transcription factor: MEILIAEDEKHLAESLKKNFNAEHHSVYLAYDGVETLNAVKKFVFDIILLDWRMPKKNGLEVCKELRKSGIQTPIILLTALNDISNKVEALNAGADDYITKPFSFEEVMARINAVLRRYYSTTTTISFDNFTLNLIDHVLESPKGIIKLSDKEFELLRYFLTHKGLIINKEEICKNVWNIECSPLSNIVEVTVKNLRHKLEEHSPKKYIKTIYGEGYIFFGK, from the coding sequence ATGGAAATTTTAATAGCCGAAGACGAAAAACACCTGGCGGAAAGCCTTAAAAAAAATTTCAATGCAGAGCATCACAGCGTCTATCTCGCTTACGACGGCGTAGAAACTCTCAATGCGGTAAAAAAATTCGTCTTCGACATAATTTTGCTTGACTGGCGCATGCCTAAAAAGAACGGGCTCGAAGTGTGCAAGGAATTACGCAAATCCGGCATCCAAACTCCGATTATTCTTCTGACTGCCCTGAACGATATTTCAAACAAAGTGGAAGCATTGAACGCCGGCGCAGACGATTATATAACCAAACCGTTTTCATTCGAAGAAGTAATGGCTAGGATTAACGCCGTTTTACGACGTTACTATTCGACTACGACAACGATATCTTTTGATAATTTCACTCTTAATCTTATCGACCACGTTTTAGAATCTCCCAAAGGTATTATCAAACTCTCCGACAAAGAATTCGAACTGCTCAGATATTTTCTGACTCATAAAGGATTGATTATTAATAAAGAAGAGATCTGTAAAAATGTGTGGAATATAGAATGCTCTCCCCTGTCGAACATTGTCGAGGTAACAGTAAAAAATTTAAGGCATAAACTTGAAGAGCATTCGCCCAAGAAATATATTAAAACCATTTATGGAGAAGGTTACATTTTTTTTGGTAAATAA
- a CDS encoding HAMP domain-containing sensor histidine kinase codes for MVNKFKNILSGTFFRTTLLIGGSLLLLLIIFNIIVYFELRHEADNLMDTRLRHEIEHIYLSLTIENDTLKIIRPEELRESDLASITDEPFFLQVFDKRGKILLSSDNIKYIGSMKLDAPFFSDKYLFKDENVNDRRLRVGYQNLFREDGAYFATLKLGMFNDTYYDIIRNIMSINLYLLPLFIVIIFTAGLLITRRIYSPINKIIETANNINASNLNKKISIHIHDEDILGKLTSTLNNLFQRLNDQIKHITLFTDNASHQIMNPLTIINSELEYLLNKSNLSEDHIKSIEILKEQTERIIEIVKSLLIMTKLRGNPGANTVVNLTELTNEIIASYDSEPIDAEIEDDVYIRCHEDYMKILITNLIDNALKYSNYDNVNLCIKKEGKRCVIKVADRGIGVRNEEKKKIFEKFYRSSSAEIAGIKGAGIGLSLVYEIVNSLNGSIEILDNEPQGAIFIIKLPTIELV; via the coding sequence TTGGTAAATAAATTTAAAAATATTCTATCAGGAACGTTCTTTCGCACCACTCTGTTAATTGGCGGTTCGCTGCTCTTGCTTTTGATAATCTTTAATATAATAGTATACTTCGAACTGCGACACGAAGCCGACAATTTGATGGATACACGGTTGCGACATGAAATAGAACACATCTACCTATCTCTCACGATAGAAAATGACACATTAAAAATTATACGTCCGGAAGAATTAAGAGAGTCCGACCTGGCTTCTATTACCGACGAGCCTTTTTTCCTGCAAGTTTTCGATAAGAGGGGTAAAATACTCCTGAGCAGCGATAATATAAAATACATCGGCAGCATGAAATTGGACGCTCCTTTTTTTTCGGATAAATATCTATTCAAAGACGAGAACGTCAATGATCGGAGGTTAAGAGTCGGATATCAAAATTTATTCAGGGAAGACGGCGCTTATTTTGCCACGTTAAAATTAGGAATGTTTAACGATACCTATTATGATATAATCCGTAACATCATGTCGATAAATTTATATCTTCTGCCGTTATTTATAGTCATAATATTTACCGCAGGGCTGTTGATTACCCGAAGGATTTATTCGCCCATTAATAAAATTATTGAGACGGCGAATAATATCAACGCCTCGAATCTCAACAAAAAGATTAGCATACACATTCACGACGAGGATATACTCGGGAAATTAACTTCTACTCTCAACAATTTATTTCAGAGACTAAACGATCAAATAAAACACATCACTCTGTTTACCGATAACGCCTCGCACCAAATCATGAACCCTCTGACGATAATAAACTCGGAACTGGAATATTTACTCAACAAAAGCAACCTGAGCGAAGACCATATAAAATCTATCGAGATTCTGAAGGAGCAGACGGAAAGAATTATAGAAATAGTCAAATCTTTGCTCATTATGACAAAATTAAGAGGCAATCCGGGAGCGAATACCGTAGTAAATCTTACGGAACTGACAAACGAAATTATTGCTTCATACGATTCCGAGCCGATCGACGCCGAAATCGAAGACGATGTCTACATCAGGTGCCATGAAGATTATATGAAAATACTGATTACTAATTTAATCGACAACGCTCTCAAGTACTCTAATTACGATAATGTTAATCTTTGCATAAAAAAAGAAGGAAAGCGATGCGTAATAAAAGTTGCAGACAGAGGAATTGGCGTGAGAAATGAAGAGAAGAAAAAAATATTCGAGAAGTTCTACCGTTCTTCTTCGGCTGAGATAGCCGGTATTAAGGGCGCCGGGATTGGGTTAAGCTTGGTCTATGAAATCGTAAACTCGCTTAACGGCTCGATTGAAATTCTTGACAATGAACCGCAGGGAGCTATTTTTATTATAAAGCTCCCTACGATAGAATTAGTATAA
- a CDS encoding cytochrome c-type biogenesis CcmF C-terminal domain-containing protein: protein MIGNVALTLALLSAVFSVIMYFLNYRGYKNTLGPARISFHISAIMVLAASALLLQAILTHQYQYRYVYNYSGSGMPLGLLMSTFYAGQEGSFMLWTLFTSIVGLILLDYTSKRGDLEQRVMMVYGLCIVFLLVMVNPLLKSPFVYIWSQPDFIDLKHINSAYLTLPALQNFLFSDPQSGKQFVQIGPDLLAILKANNVPLDKFIIEGKGLNPLLQNFWMQIHPPMLFVGFSMAAVPYSFAMAALIKNEYNEWVKQSLPWLLSGTMVLGLGIMIGGYWAYGVLGWGGYWGWDPVENSSLVPWLIAVAAIHTMLVQKKTQDKSSKDKLNAGRFVKTNLILSIFVYVLVLYSTFLTRSGILGDASVHSFVDPGMTVYLLLLGFLLFFALLGLGLVFFRWNYLVENFTYEENILSRELALFTGSVALIASAIIVLVGTSAPIFGQTVELKFYNELNLPIAIIIGFLNGLSIILKWKTTDRKELLNGIKAPIIISILLTAVIFVIGGVENFMLVILTFSSIFALVVNGEITLKILRGKKSHAGAYVAHIGIALFMVGVAATAGYTKSEQVDLVKGEKVELWNYQLSFAGYQPIEGGKKYAFNVEIKDGDDIKVASPVMYIAEFNNSLMREPDIIVGFTKDFYVAPVSYDEETPSDAGQTVNMKKGDVVEYQGMKIEFTNFVLPEDMSAMMSGGKFKIGANLKVTYDGKAYNLEPYMESAGGQQEFHPAELKEAALKIALANLNATGGEITIVLQPLSSENIPVQTPKEVLTVDVSIKPFISLVWLGVIVMVIGFVIAAFRRSKESLA from the coding sequence ATGATAGGGAATGTAGCTCTGACGCTGGCTTTATTGTCGGCTGTCTTTTCCGTAATTATGTACTTCCTTAATTACCGAGGTTATAAAAACACATTGGGTCCGGCGCGGATTAGTTTCCATATCAGCGCAATTATGGTGCTTGCAGCCAGCGCTCTTTTATTGCAGGCGATACTTACCCATCAATATCAATACCGTTACGTTTATAATTACAGCGGCAGCGGAATGCCTTTGGGATTGCTGATGTCCACGTTCTATGCCGGGCAGGAAGGCAGTTTTATGCTCTGGACGCTTTTTACGTCCATTGTAGGTTTAATATTGCTCGACTATACTTCCAAAAGAGGCGACCTCGAGCAGAGAGTGATGATGGTTTACGGCCTCTGTATCGTCTTTTTGCTTGTGATGGTTAATCCCTTGTTGAAATCGCCTTTTGTATATATCTGGAGCCAACCGGATTTCATCGACCTTAAGCATATCAACAGCGCATATTTGACTCTGCCGGCATTGCAAAATTTCCTGTTTAGCGATCCTCAATCCGGGAAACAGTTTGTGCAGATAGGTCCGGATCTGCTCGCTATCTTGAAAGCTAACAATGTCCCTCTCGATAAATTTATAATCGAAGGCAAGGGATTGAATCCGTTGTTGCAGAACTTCTGGATGCAAATCCATCCGCCGATGTTGTTCGTCGGTTTTTCAATGGCTGCCGTACCCTATTCCTTTGCAATGGCGGCATTGATAAAAAACGAATACAACGAATGGGTAAAACAGTCGTTGCCGTGGTTGTTAAGCGGAACAATGGTTCTCGGACTGGGAATTATGATAGGAGGTTATTGGGCGTACGGCGTACTCGGATGGGGCGGCTATTGGGGATGGGACCCCGTTGAAAACTCGTCGCTGGTTCCGTGGTTGATTGCAGTGGCGGCTATTCATACGATGCTGGTCCAAAAGAAGACGCAGGATAAATCGAGTAAAGATAAACTCAACGCAGGCAGATTTGTTAAGACGAATTTAATTTTGAGCATTTTCGTCTACGTGCTCGTCCTCTATTCCACGTTCTTAACGCGAAGCGGTATTCTCGGCGACGCTTCCGTGCACTCGTTCGTCGATCCCGGAATGACGGTTTATCTTCTGCTTCTCGGGTTCTTGCTGTTTTTTGCGTTGCTCGGGCTCGGACTCGTATTTTTCAGATGGAATTATCTGGTTGAGAATTTTACCTACGAAGAAAATATCCTGTCGCGCGAACTTGCGTTATTCACGGGTTCGGTTGCTTTAATTGCCTCGGCTATTATAGTGTTGGTCGGTACTAGCGCTCCCATTTTCGGTCAAACCGTCGAGCTTAAATTCTATAACGAGCTCAATCTTCCGATTGCAATTATTATCGGATTTCTGAACGGATTGAGTATTATTTTAAAATGGAAAACTACCGACCGAAAAGAATTATTAAACGGAATCAAAGCGCCCATAATTATTTCGATATTGTTGACAGCAGTAATATTCGTTATCGGCGGCGTAGAGAATTTCATGCTGGTTATTCTTACTTTCTCTTCGATTTTTGCGCTCGTAGTTAACGGGGAAATTACTTTGAAAATTCTGAGAGGCAAAAAAAGCCACGCCGGAGCTTACGTAGCTCACATCGGAATAGCTCTGTTTATGGTTGGAGTAGCCGCAACGGCGGGATATACTAAAAGCGAGCAGGTAGATCTCGTGAAAGGGGAAAAAGTCGAACTGTGGAATTATCAGTTGAGTTTCGCAGGTTACCAGCCGATCGAAGGAGGCAAGAAATATGCGTTCAATGTCGAAATCAAAGACGGAGACGATATTAAGGTGGCGTCGCCTGTTATGTATATCGCAGAATTTAATAACAGTTTGATGCGAGAGCCTGATATTATTGTAGGCTTTACGAAAGATTTCTATGTCGCTCCCGTTAGTTACGATGAAGAAACGCCCTCCGACGCAGGGCAGACGGTTAATATGAAAAAAGGCGACGTTGTAGAATATCAGGGAATGAAAATAGAATTTACTAATTTCGTATTGCCGGAAGATATGTCGGCCATGATGAGCGGCGGCAAATTCAAAATCGGCGCAAATCTTAAAGTGACATACGACGGCAAGGCATACAATCTGGAGCCGTATATGGAAAGCGCCGGAGGTCAACAGGAATTTCATCCGGCGGAACTCAAAGAAGCCGCCCTGAAAATCGCTCTGGCAAACTTGAACGCCACAGGAGGCGAAATTACAATCGTTCTGCAGCCGCTTTCATCGGAAAATATCCCCGTTCAAACTCCGAAAGAAGTTTTAACGGTAGACGTCAGCATAAAACCGTTTATCAGCCTTGTTTGGCTCGGAGTGATTGTAATGGTTATCGGATTTGTAATTGCGGCTTTCAGACGCTCGAAGGAATCGCTAGCATAA
- a CDS encoding cytochrome c maturation protein CcmE domain-containing protein gives MNNKYIFGGTIIVVFLGLMIYLFTQTNVQYESSFAKVMESGKTVKATGSWVKEKGYQMDKQNKMFSFYIQDENGNEMKVVYKGAMPNNFESSTSVVVTGKYSDGVFYASDILTKCPSKYQEQPVQQAGA, from the coding sequence ATGAACAATAAATATATATTCGGCGGAACTATAATAGTCGTGTTCCTCGGCTTGATGATTTATCTTTTTACACAAACCAACGTTCAGTACGAAAGCAGCTTTGCCAAAGTAATGGAATCCGGAAAAACCGTTAAAGCCACCGGAAGCTGGGTCAAAGAAAAAGGTTATCAGATGGACAAACAAAATAAGATGTTCAGTTTTTATATCCAGGACGAAAACGGCAACGAAATGAAGGTTGTCTATAAAGGCGCAATGCCGAACAACTTCGAATCGTCCACAAGCGTTGTCGTAACCGGAAAATATTCCGACGGCGTTTTTTATGCTTCCGATATATTAACTAAATGTCCCTCCAAATATCAGGAACAGCCGGTACAACAAGCCGGAGCATAA
- a CDS encoding CcmD family protein yields MENGLLNFFESNSIYIVMFIVLVVWFGIFLFLNNTDKKLKVLEKELKEKYNEQ; encoded by the coding sequence GTGGAAAACGGATTATTAAATTTCTTCGAATCGAACTCGATTTATATCGTAATGTTTATAGTGCTCGTTGTATGGTTCGGCATCTTTTTATTTTTGAACAATACCGATAAAAAACTGAAAGTTTTGGAAAAAGAACTAAAGGAGAAGTACAATGAACAATAA
- a CDS encoding cytochrome c biogenesis protein: MFGIPAGSYIPNSFGIQRALLYFRLIKRKKLYYIRIYSFGIKIESKYNMKTYWKIILFLLMTFVIVAGVTFPIVPQPSHWYEFPNIPGLEEKAKIIFFHVPTAWLSVIAFLMAMIYGIRYLKNKNLDDDARSNAALQLGMLFTILATVTGSIWAKFTWGAFWHWDPRETSIFILLLIYGSLLALRSAIENEEKRARLSAVYSIIAFLTVPFFIFIMPRIMVGLHPGSANDDTSGPVVDFKMNANMQLVFYLSLTAFTILYAWMWKLRYKILIISENNKIERG, encoded by the coding sequence ATATTCGGAATCCCGGCGGGCTCATACATTCCTAATTCCTTTGGAATTCAAAGGGCACTTTTATATTTTAGGCTAATAAAACGCAAAAAACTATATTATATCCGGATATATTCTTTTGGTATTAAAATTGAAAGCAAATATAATATGAAAACTTACTGGAAAATAATATTATTTCTGTTGATGACATTTGTGATCGTTGCGGGCGTAACGTTTCCGATAGTTCCGCAACCTTCTCATTGGTACGAGTTCCCTAATATTCCGGGGCTTGAAGAGAAGGCAAAGATTATCTTCTTCCATGTTCCCACAGCCTGGTTGTCCGTTATAGCTTTTCTGATGGCAATGATATACGGAATCCGATACCTGAAGAACAAAAATCTGGACGACGACGCAAGATCAAACGCCGCGCTTCAATTGGGAATGTTGTTCACGATTCTTGCGACTGTAACGGGATCGATCTGGGCTAAATTTACGTGGGGAGCTTTTTGGCATTGGGACCCTCGAGAAACCAGCATATTTATATTGCTTTTAATATACGGCTCACTTCTAGCGCTCCGCTCGGCTATTGAAAACGAGGAAAAACGCGCCCGTCTTTCGGCGGTCTATTCGATAATTGCTTTTTTGACCGTGCCGTTTTTCATCTTTATTATGCCCAGAATAATGGTCGGACTCCACCCGGGTTCAGCCAACGACGACACATCTGGCCCGGTTGTCGATTTTAAAATGAACGCGAATATGCAGCTGGTTTTCTATCTGTCGCTTACGGCTTTTACAATTTTGTACGCCTGGATGTGGAAACTGCGATACAAAATATTAATTATTTCGGAAAACAATAAAATAGAAAGAGGTTAG
- a CDS encoding PP2C family protein-serine/threonine phosphatase: MQQQNPIKRIFDLYTSDLSYQEIERLIKREANEVYEFFKSDIPKPDKSRNKFVRGLIFIRSLFNAFIMKLTPARRIFYLISIFFFGIGYLEYNTLYIWSGFIILNLLLAFELADKLLAKNELDIAKKIQFDLIPKHKAEIGQYETASHYEPAREVGGDYFDIIEAHDKTYIVIGDISGKGMAAALYMTRVQAIIYFLLDNYSDVKEILIKLKKYFSQKLRKEFFLTITIASIEKDGAINLVRAGHPPPFHYDASNNEFREINTCGIGIGFNDYGVFEKTLELYTFKPGEGDTIVFYTDGLTETMNKYKIMLGEKRVKKTIETNANKSAEDIKKSLVRLINYHRGEAAQNDDVTFVVLKRISAQSK; encoded by the coding sequence TTGCAGCAGCAAAATCCGATAAAACGAATTTTCGATTTGTATACGAGCGACCTCAGTTATCAGGAAATCGAGAGACTGATAAAACGAGAAGCGAACGAAGTATACGAATTTTTCAAAAGCGATATTCCGAAGCCCGACAAATCGAGGAATAAATTTGTAAGGGGTTTGATATTCATACGCAGTCTTTTCAACGCATTCATAATGAAATTAACGCCGGCGCGGAGAATTTTTTACCTTATATCGATTTTCTTTTTCGGAATAGGATATCTCGAATACAACACCCTATATATCTGGAGCGGATTTATCATACTAAATTTACTTCTGGCATTCGAGCTTGCCGATAAGCTCCTGGCAAAAAACGAACTCGACATTGCAAAAAAAATTCAGTTCGACCTGATACCGAAACATAAAGCGGAGATCGGACAATACGAAACGGCGTCGCATTATGAACCAGCAAGAGAAGTAGGCGGCGACTATTTCGACATTATCGAAGCTCACGACAAAACTTATATCGTAATCGGGGATATTTCCGGAAAAGGAATGGCGGCGGCGCTCTATATGACTCGCGTCCAGGCTATAATATACTTTCTTCTCGACAATTATTCCGACGTGAAAGAGATACTCATCAAATTAAAAAAATATTTTTCCCAGAAACTCCGGAAAGAATTTTTTCTTACAATCACAATCGCATCGATCGAAAAAGACGGCGCGATTAATCTGGTAAGAGCGGGTCATCCTCCGCCGTTTCATTACGACGCCAGCAATAATGAATTCAGAGAGATTAATACCTGCGGTATCGGAATCGGATTCAACGATTACGGCGTTTTCGAAAAAACTCTCGAACTATATACGTTTAAGCCGGGAGAAGGCGATACGATTGTTTTTTATACCGACGGATTGACCGAAACGATGAATAAGTATAAAATTATGCTCGGCGAGAAGCGCGTTAAGAAAACAATCGAAACAAATGCAAACAAAAGCGCAGAAGATATAAAAAAATCGCTGGTTAGACTAATTAATTATCACCGCGGAGAAGCCGCTCAAAACGACGACGTGACTTTTGTTGTACTGAAACGGATCAGCGCTCAGAGTAAATAA
- a CDS encoding tetratricopeptide repeat protein: MIKYTFLIALLFSMLLPAQKDTLKSEAFKNSRPKKVSYFQAKYPSYSLLAGYILVNEANRGDPFAQHELGIRYLIGKGFEPDTVKAIYWIRKAADQNLAAAKYNYGILLYNGIGVPWNPFESFYNFKSAAELGMPEAQFALGIMYTDNLVVSRDYSKAYAYIRKAAKAEYEPAKELEEEFRSKGLAPAVDSSIAAEQQKTVEPAPVINTDWDVDYISLENDARVTDEERISNLLKKNKYELRDYLGINAPADSLKDTTAYGMIKYAAENGSPEALLLIAASYEQGLWHKKDLIQAGINYLNAYRFGSYKAGERLFRLIQSESLLESLKNKIKAGDSHAYYFMAGIRALEMTNIITLKDAVDYLNKAAGKNYVPALIELGLLYSTGAVAQKDINKALAFWKTAQKLGSVEAEIRIAFTTLVDSALTTYENNSFEILKKYSDEGSVLAQTYLAYCYEKGISVKEDKATAVKLYRMAARRGNETAYNALKRMYDELRPPDDTFLIYSER; this comes from the coding sequence ATGATTAAATATACATTCCTTATTGCCCTTCTCTTTTCGATGTTATTACCCGCGCAAAAGGACACATTGAAAAGCGAGGCATTTAAAAATTCCAGGCCCAAAAAAGTCTCATATTTCCAAGCAAAGTATCCTTCTTATTCGCTTTTAGCCGGATATATACTTGTAAACGAAGCCAACCGGGGCGACCCGTTTGCGCAGCACGAGCTCGGAATAAGATATTTGATCGGCAAGGGCTTCGAACCCGATACGGTTAAGGCGATTTACTGGATAAGAAAAGCCGCCGACCAAAATCTTGCCGCCGCAAAATATAATTACGGAATTCTGCTCTATAACGGTATCGGCGTGCCTTGGAACCCGTTCGAGTCGTTTTACAATTTCAAATCTGCAGCCGAACTCGGCATGCCCGAGGCGCAATTTGCGCTCGGAATTATGTATACCGATAATCTGGTTGTGTCGAGAGACTATTCCAAAGCTTACGCTTATATAAGGAAAGCGGCAAAAGCCGAATATGAACCTGCAAAAGAATTGGAAGAAGAATTCCGAAGCAAAGGACTTGCGCCCGCCGTCGACAGTTCGATTGCCGCCGAACAACAAAAAACCGTAGAACCCGCTCCGGTTATTAATACCGACTGGGATGTGGACTATATCTCTTTGGAAAACGACGCAAGAGTTACCGATGAAGAACGGATTTCCAATTTGTTAAAGAAGAATAAATACGAACTCAGAGATTACCTGGGCATTAACGCCCCGGCTGATTCGTTGAAGGATACAACCGCATACGGAATGATAAAATACGCAGCGGAAAACGGAAGTCCCGAAGCTCTCTTGTTAATAGCCGCCAGTTACGAACAGGGACTATGGCACAAGAAAGACCTGATTCAGGCGGGCATTAATTATCTCAACGCGTACCGGTTCGGTTCCTATAAAGCCGGCGAACGTTTGTTCCGGCTGATACAATCGGAGAGTTTACTTGAGTCGTTAAAGAATAAAATCAAAGCCGGCGACAGCCATGCATATTATTTTATGGCGGGCATTAGAGCGCTTGAAATGACGAACATTATTACTCTTAAAGATGCGGTCGACTATCTCAATAAAGCCGCGGGAAAAAACTATGTGCCCGCTTTAATCGAGCTCGGACTATTATACAGTACCGGCGCCGTGGCGCAAAAAGATATCAATAAGGCGCTGGCGTTTTGGAAAACAGCTCAAAAATTGGGCAGCGTCGAAGCCGAAATACGAATAGCATTTACCACGCTTGTCGATTCGGCTTTAACGACATACGAGAATAATTCTTTTGAAATCCTCAAAAAATATTCCGACGAGGGTTCCGTTCTTGCGCAGACCTATCTAGCTTATTGCTACGAAAAGGGAATTTCGGTAAAAGAAGACAAGGCAACGGCGGTCAAATTGTACCGCATGGCTGCTCGAAGGGGAAATGAAACGGCCTATAATGCTCTCAAAAGAATGTACGACGAATTAAGACCTCCGGACGATACTTTTCTTATTTACTCTGAGCGCTGA
- a CDS encoding ATP-binding protein → MDEFSLNIDSRYECVLDAAEKLLTVLEQNNIEEHIKNAFNICLTEAANNVIKHGYKEEPGNEITIKLRKEGDYLVLEIIDEGLPRPNLDIPDLEFDPEDIDNLPESGMGLYIIKQLMDDVNYFSINGKNYFILKKSVS, encoded by the coding sequence ATGGACGAATTCAGTTTAAATATCGACAGCCGTTATGAATGCGTTCTCGACGCTGCCGAAAAACTGCTTACCGTGTTGGAACAAAATAATATTGAAGAGCATATAAAAAACGCTTTTAATATCTGTTTGACCGAAGCGGCAAATAATGTTATTAAACACGGTTACAAAGAAGAGCCCGGCAATGAAATTACGATAAAGCTCCGCAAAGAGGGCGATTATCTGGTGCTCGAAATTATTGACGAAGGATTACCGCGCCCAAATCTCGACATACCCGATTTGGAGTTCGACCCTGAAGATATCGACAATTTGCCTGAAAGCGGAATGGGGCTCTATATAATCAAACAATTAATGGACGACGTAAATTATTTTTCGATTAACGGCAAGAATTATTTTATTTTGAAGAAATCCGTCTCTTAG
- a CDS encoding YgaP family membrane protein yields MKKNVGGGDKTFRIILGLVILILGIIYESWWGLIGLVPLGTALIGWCPLYLPFGISTCKTKEPEAKQE; encoded by the coding sequence ATGAAAAAGAACGTAGGAGGCGGCGACAAAACTTTCAGAATTATTCTGGGGCTGGTAATCCTGATTCTCGGCATCATTTATGAAAGCTGGTGGGGTCTAATCGGGTTGGTACCTCTCGGAACGGCGCTGATAGGCTGGTGCCCGTTATATTTGCCTTTCGGCATTTCGACGTGTAAAACAAAAGAACCCGAAGCAAAACAGGAATAA
- a CDS encoding T9SS type A sorting domain-containing protein, which translates to MKKYLAFLFFVCVSLNYSQLILEENFDYPVGDSLSWHNWTIYKPGDGEILIENYNLTFPNYPSVSGNSIKIDTSGVDYYRSLGYEYDSGTFYLTFLINVQQATTASLGSDIIGFANNSIGLPLMAGKLYLKKNDASSFLFGISKTTDTVKFVDATYLYNKTYLVVIKYIMNPGAGNDQANLFIFEDEIPQTEPEPNLRIDSASGNEPTNISVIALRQDVTTNKAYIDGIRVSTSWNQAPLPVEMAFFRAAYLEEKVILSWQTITEVNNYGFDVERLDLGGNGGWRKIGFVQGHGNSFSPKFYYFEDSPENGIRFRYRLKQIDFDGSFKYYESDEVELKGGGKEKIDVYPNPFNSAARIKYFIPGNENEIKFVKLAIYSLNGELVEILSEKEVYPGYHTVHLSSANYSSGVYFIVLSADDYFVAAKCAILK; encoded by the coding sequence ATGAAAAAGTATTTAGCCTTCCTCTTTTTCGTGTGCGTTTCGTTGAACTATTCCCAACTGATTCTCGAAGAAAATTTTGACTATCCGGTTGGAGATTCGTTGTCGTGGCATAACTGGACAATATATAAGCCGGGTGATGGGGAGATATTGATAGAGAACTATAACTTAACTTTTCCAAACTATCCATCAGTCTCAGGTAATTCTATAAAAATTGATACATCCGGAGTAGATTATTACAGAAGTTTAGGCTACGAATATGATTCAGGGACATTTTACTTAACTTTCTTAATTAATGTACAACAAGCAACTACCGCGTCTTTAGGGAGCGATATAATTGGCTTTGCAAATAACAGTATCGGATTACCATTAATGGCTGGTAAATTATATTTGAAAAAAAATGATGCATCAAGTTTTTTGTTTGGAATTAGTAAGACAACCGATACTGTTAAATTTGTGGACGCTACTTATTTATATAATAAAACATATTTGGTAGTGATTAAATACATAATGAATCCTGGGGCTGGAAACGATCAAGCCAACCTCTTTATTTTCGAAGATGAAATACCTCAAACTGAACCCGAACCGAATTTGCGTATTGATTCAGCCTCAGGTAACGAACCGACCAATATCTCTGTAATCGCACTACGCCAGGACGTTACAACCAACAAAGCGTATATCGACGGAATTCGGGTATCGACCTCGTGGAATCAGGCGCCGCTGCCGGTGGAAATGGCTTTTTTCAGGGCGGCGTATCTTGAAGAGAAGGTAATTCTGAGCTGGCAAACTATTACGGAGGTAAATAACTACGGCTTCGACGTCGAAAGGTTAGACCTCGGCGGTAATGGCGGCTGGCGGAAAATCGGATTTGTGCAGGGACACGGCAATTCTTTTTCGCCAAAATTTTATTATTTTGAGGACAGTCCCGAAAACGGAATCAGATTCCGGTACCGCCTCAAACAAATCGATTTTGACGGTTCTTTTAAATACTACGAATCGGATGAAGTAGAATTGAAAGGCGGCGGAAAAGAGAAAATAGATGTTTACCCGAATCCGTTTAATTCAGCGGCGCGTATAAAATATTTTATACCGGGAAATGAAAACGAGATAAAATTTGTCAAACTGGCGATCTATTCGCTTAACGGCGAACTAGTAGAAATTTTATCCGAAAAGGAGGTTTATCCCGGATATCATACGGTTCATTTGAGCAGCGCGAACTACAGTTCGGGCGTCTATTTTATAGTTCTTTCTGCAGACGATTATTTTGTTGCGGCGAAATGCGCGATTCTAAAATGA